The following proteins are co-located in the Flavobacteriales bacterium genome:
- a CDS encoding T9SS type A sorting domain-containing protein: protein MRSLLLTVLLGCSQLVQAQWQWDSLPPNIYPDSLHAPFILGVASNEPSANEVSIWSFAQPPGGLVNYEMATDSLFSNMVTSGQLLSADTGGFTVQTRIGGLQPDTYYWYRFSQNGQFSVTGRTRTLPTQTDRLRFAVTSCSSVWSGYFNAYRRMAQRTDLNAVIHLGDFIYDFVDPDERERVPVPEPIDVACGLDERRKRYFYYMLDPDQRLVRQQHPFIQIWDNHDVELSETPSGRSTCYDAFREWTAMPVFDTQDSARLYRKISLGPLADLFMIDTDHQFIEDSIAPNETSYLGTEQFNWLLNELDQSTAKWKLVANQKMFAPFSIQGLEQFIPNAPTDGHLTNSAWDGHPLERQMLLQHLADNQIDNVMLLSGDMHFSLNSDLPIDPFDSLSYDPETGGGSMAVEFLPTSISRGNLDEKPGIDSATAAFFAMITDNINPHHIYTQLTENGYGIIDLNSDSITADIWFSKIRWYTEMEELASHMVLKDGENHWSRNSPNGIAEKEMTSLQTLVYPNPATDQVTLECLNPERLTYTITIMDASGRPVRTLPMQGSRMQVNTSLWPSGMYFYHLTANGRNSNYRQATGRFVVEHH, encoded by the coding sequence ATGCGCTCCCTCCTACTCACCGTCCTTTTGGGTTGCTCGCAGTTGGTCCAGGCCCAATGGCAATGGGATTCGCTGCCACCCAACATCTATCCCGATAGTCTGCATGCCCCCTTCATCTTGGGCGTGGCCTCCAACGAACCTTCGGCCAATGAGGTGAGCATTTGGAGCTTTGCCCAGCCACCGGGCGGCCTGGTGAACTATGAGATGGCCACCGATTCGCTGTTCTCCAACATGGTTACAAGCGGGCAGTTGCTTTCAGCCGATACGGGCGGGTTCACGGTTCAGACCCGCATTGGCGGCCTGCAACCCGACACGTATTACTGGTACCGCTTTTCGCAGAACGGCCAGTTTTCGGTCACGGGAAGAACACGCACCCTCCCCACCCAGACCGACCGCCTGAGGTTTGCGGTCACCTCGTGCAGCAGCGTCTGGTCGGGTTACTTCAACGCCTACAGGCGCATGGCGCAGCGCACCGACCTGAACGCGGTGATCCACCTCGGAGATTTCATCTACGACTTTGTGGACCCCGATGAACGCGAACGCGTGCCTGTTCCCGAACCCATTGACGTTGCCTGCGGGTTGGACGAAAGGCGCAAACGCTATTTCTACTACATGCTCGACCCCGACCAGCGCTTGGTACGGCAACAGCATCCGTTCATTCAGATATGGGACAACCATGACGTGGAACTTTCCGAGACGCCATCTGGAAGGTCCACCTGCTACGATGCCTTCAGGGAATGGACGGCCATGCCGGTGTTCGATACGCAGGATTCGGCACGCCTTTACCGCAAGATAAGCCTTGGGCCGCTGGCCGATCTTTTTATGATCGATACCGACCATCAGTTCATTGAAGATAGCATTGCTCCCAATGAGACCAGTTATTTGGGTACGGAGCAGTTCAACTGGCTGCTGAACGAACTCGACCAATCCACGGCCAAATGGAAACTGGTGGCCAACCAGAAGATGTTCGCACCTTTTTCCATTCAGGGGTTGGAACAGTTCATCCCCAATGCTCCTACTGACGGACATCTCACAAACTCAGCGTGGGATGGGCATCCGCTTGAACGCCAAATGCTGTTGCAACACTTGGCCGATAACCAGATAGATAACGTGATGCTGCTTTCGGGCGACATGCATTTCTCCCTCAACTCCGACCTTCCGATAGACCCGTTTGATTCGCTGAGCTATGACCCGGAGACCGGAGGGGGTTCCATGGCGGTGGAATTCCTTCCTACCAGCATCAGTCGTGGCAACTTGGACGAGAAACCGGGTATTGATTCGGCCACGGCCGCATTCTTTGCCATGATTACGGACAATATCAACCCGCATCACATATACACGCAACTTACAGAGAACGGCTATGGCATCATCGACCTGAACTCGGACAGCATCACAGCCGACATCTGGTTCAGCAAGATCCGTTGGTACACGGAAATGGAGGAGCTTGCCTCGCACATGGTACTGAAGGATGGCGAGAACCATTGGAGCCGCAATTCTCCCAATGGCATTGCCGAAAAGGAAATGACCTCGTTACAAACATTGGTCTATCCCAATCCTGCCACAGACCAAGTGACGCTTGAGTGTCTTAACCCCGAACGCCTCACTTACACCATCACTATCATGGATGCCAGCGGACGACCTGTCCGAACGCTTCCCATGCAAGGATCAAGAATGCAGGTGAACACTTCCTTGTGGCCAAGTGGCATGTACTTCTATCATCTTACTGCTAACGGCAGGAACAGTAACTATCGACAGGCAACAGGCAGGTTTGTGGTTGAACATCACTAA
- a CDS encoding M20/M25/M40 family metallo-hydrolase, giving the protein MVRFIEEVIGKFGGRYFGSEQEKQAQLHTKDILDQYCHTTELMPFESALEAHFQSLKWFCLVYVLALVVFHYTVTGAAIIAVLNAVFFIGHFVTYRHWLDFLFPKKTSHNVIGNIEPLDEVRSTLIIAGHIDSVKEFKWWYRLKHAGAVLSVVAGVLFPLQAVFLIVASFFGGEWTTYGWWFFVVASPILLVYFDMHGKEVVHGANDNLTGVAMTVEMAKVFSDQKLQHTRIRCISFGSEEAGLRGAFAYGKMHKQQLLDENALLINIDTIKDLEHLAIGTRETNTLVTFDAEHIAQMERSFDAMGVAVKKLPIDVGASDASAFRILGLPALSIIGMRTDTLDPTYHTRLDNLEYLDGTAMEAMKKVLVHFVQEWDEERKTTTE; this is encoded by the coding sequence ATGGTCAGATTTATTGAAGAAGTGATCGGCAAGTTCGGAGGACGGTACTTCGGCAGCGAACAGGAGAAACAGGCGCAACTGCATACCAAAGACATTCTGGACCAATACTGCCACACTACTGAACTGATGCCGTTCGAATCGGCATTGGAGGCGCATTTCCAATCATTGAAGTGGTTCTGTCTGGTGTATGTGTTGGCCTTAGTGGTATTTCATTATACGGTAACGGGTGCGGCCATTATTGCCGTGCTCAATGCCGTTTTCTTCATTGGGCATTTCGTTACTTACCGCCATTGGCTCGATTTCCTCTTTCCGAAAAAGACCTCGCACAACGTCATCGGCAATATTGAACCACTGGATGAAGTGCGTTCCACGCTCATTATCGCAGGCCATATCGATAGTGTGAAGGAGTTCAAATGGTGGTACCGACTGAAGCATGCGGGTGCCGTGCTTTCCGTGGTGGCGGGTGTTCTCTTCCCGCTACAGGCGGTATTCCTCATTGTGGCTTCCTTTTTCGGTGGCGAATGGACCACCTACGGTTGGTGGTTCTTCGTGGTGGCCTCTCCTATCCTACTCGTCTATTTCGACATGCATGGCAAAGAGGTGGTGCATGGCGCCAACGACAACCTGACGGGCGTGGCCATGACCGTGGAAATGGCCAAGGTCTTCTCCGATCAGAAACTGCAACACACCCGCATCCGCTGCATCAGTTTCGGTTCGGAAGAGGCCGGACTACGTGGGGCGTTCGCCTACGGCAAGATGCATAAACAACAGTTGTTGGATGAGAACGCGCTGCTGATCAACATAGACACCATCAAGGATCTGGAGCATTTGGCCATCGGTACGCGAGAGACGAACACGCTTGTGACCTTCGATGCGGAGCATATTGCCCAGATGGAACGCTCCTTTGATGCCATGGGCGTTGCGGTGAAGAAACTTCCTATTGATGTGGGCGCGTCCGATGCCTCTGCCTTCCGTATTCTCGGACTGCCAGCCTTGAGCATCATCGGTATGCGCACCGATACCCTTGACCCTACCTACCACACCCGCCTCGATAACCTCGAATACCTTGATGGTACGGCCATGGAGGCCATGAAGAAGGTGCTGGTGCATTTCGTACAGGAGTGGGATGAGGAACGGAAGACCACAACCGAATGA